In a genomic window of Thermoprotei archaeon:
- the nucS gene encoding endonuclease NucS — MSDLYIIVDQPELRDASNLINQYCRTHVITIFAYCKIDYEGRASSLANYADRLILIKPDGVLIIHEREKREPINWQPPGTIISAMAIEDELVIKGIRRTPYEILIIKIPLVYTMTIMRVGTGDFRLWGSESELVERVIKKPNLIEEGFIPLEREYETPYGKIDLLGKDSNGNYVILEFKRGQAQLQAVSQLKRYVDYMREKSNQNIRGGIVAPGITSNAYKLLKKQGFFYVKI, encoded by the coding sequence ATGAGTGATCTTTATATAATAGTAGATCAGCCTGAGCTTAGAGATGCAAGCAATTTAATAAACCAATATTGCAGAACACATGTTATTACAATTTTTGCGTATTGTAAAATTGACTATGAAGGACGAGCATCTTCATTAGCCAATTATGCTGATAGATTAATTTTAATTAAGCCTGACGGAGTTCTCATTATTCATGAACGGGAGAAACGCGAACCAATAAACTGGCAACCACCAGGTACTATTATTAGTGCTATGGCTATTGAGGATGAACTTGTGATCAAGGGCATTCGTAGAACTCCTTATGAAATACTTATTATTAAAATTCCATTAGTCTATACGATGACTATTATGAGAGTTGGAACAGGAGATTTTCGATTATGGGGTAGTGAATCAGAACTTGTCGAACGTGTCATTAAAAAACCCAATTTAATTGAAGAAGGTTTCATACCACTAGAACGTGAATATGAAACTCCATATGGAAAAATTGATCTATTAGGTAAAGACTCTAATGGAAATTACGTCATCCTAGAATTTAAAAGAGGCCAAGCCCAACTTCAAGCTGTTTCTCAACTTAAACGTTACGTAGATTATATGCGTGAAAAATCTAATCAAAATATCCGAGGCGGTATTGTAGCTCCTGGAATTACTAGCAACGCATACAAGTTATTAAAAAAACAAGGATTCTTCTACGTCAAAATTTAA
- a CDS encoding peroxiredoxin: protein MIDVGVVAPEFKSRAYFPDENKIKEIKLSDYRGKWVILTFHPGDFTFVCATDLEAFQVYYNKFKENNGEILAISTDSVFSHKVWFDTSPRVSRVKFPLVEDIKKEISSSYGFLNTNTGMTKRGTVIINPEGIIEYVSAFNDRLGKDVPHIYSAFIHLKYLYEHPAKPEEFDIIGANKGEGFQTIAIKIPDSIGKL, encoded by the coding sequence GTGATAGACGTAGGTGTTGTAGCACCTGAGTTTAAGAGTAGAGCTTATTTTCCAGATGAAAATAAAATTAAAGAAATAAAACTAAGCGATTACAGAGGAAAATGGGTAATATTAACGTTTCATCCTGGAGATTTCACATTTGTGTGTGCTACTGATTTAGAGGCTTTCCAAGTATATTATAATAAGTTTAAAGAAAATAATGGAGAAATTCTAGCAATAAGTACTGATTCAGTATTCTCACATAAAGTATGGTTTGACACAAGTCCAAGAGTCAGTAGAGTGAAATTTCCATTGGTTGAGGACATAAAGAAAGAAATTTCATCTTCCTATGGATTCCTAAACACAAATACAGGCATGACAAAGAGAGGTACAGTCATAATAAACCCAGAAGGAATCATAGAGTACGTCTCAGCATTTAATGATAGGTTAGGAAAAGATGTTCCTCACATCTATAGCGCTTTCATACATCTAAAATATCTCTACGAGCATCCAGCAAAACCAGAAGAATTTGACATAATAGGCGCAAATAAAGGAGAAGGCTTTCAAACAATAGCAATAAAAATACCTGACAGCATAGGTAAATTATAA
- a CDS encoding MBL fold metallo-hydrolase, with protein sequence MIRLYFIGTGAGGSPGSCRWRASTLVDFGNKMLLVDCGVGCHYRLSDKGLLNSIDAIYVTHLHMDHFLGVPELLFQAHIEGRKKDIAIFAPLGLREIIAHVGPHLFTALNFKINVIEIYDEFSYDSGSFKLEVYEACQLMLSMLKFLY encoded by the coding sequence ATGATTAGGCTATACTTTATAGGTACTGGTGCTGGAGGTTCACCTGGTTCTTGTAGATGGAGAGCATCAACATTAGTTGATTTCGGTAATAAAATGTTATTAGTCGATTGCGGTGTTGGTTGTCATTACAGATTGTCGGATAAAGGATTATTAAACAGTATTGATGCAATCTATGTTACACATCTTCATATGGATCACTTTTTAGGTGTTCCTGAGTTATTATTTCAAGCCCATATAGAGGGTCGAAAGAAAGACATCGCAATATTTGCACCACTCGGCCTACGTGAAATAATAGCTCATGTTGGACCACATTTATTCACTGCTTTAAATTTTAAAATAAATGTTATAGAAATATATGATGAATTTTCATATGATTCAGGCTCCTTTAAGTTAGAAGTGTACGAGGCATGCCAGCTAATGCTCTCAATGCTAAAATTCTTATATTAA
- a CDS encoding zinc-dependent alcohol dehydrogenase family protein: MNMKAMVLKKIAPIEEEPLKLEDVPIPQPGFKQILIKVYACGICRTELDEIEGRLKPPKLPVILGHQVVGRVYELGPGASKYKINDRVGIGWIYHACGECYFCKKGNENLCYQFKGTGYNADGGYAEYMVINEDFAYPIPEIFSDVEAAPLLCGGAIGYRALKLTGMQDGDTIGLYGYGSSAHIIHQVIKYKFPNSRVYVFTKRAGDEPSELARKAGAEWVGKTGDTPPRKLNYAIDTTPVGLPIKEALRNLERGGRLVINLIRKETPIPELDYATHLWDEKEIKSVANITRKDIEEFLILASKIPIKPEINVFKLEEANKALIMLKHGEYKGSGVLKIL; this comes from the coding sequence ATGAATATGAAGGCGATGGTTCTTAAAAAAATAGCTCCAATAGAAGAGGAGCCACTAAAATTAGAAGATGTACCCATTCCTCAACCAGGTTTTAAACAAATTCTCATAAAAGTTTACGCATGTGGAATTTGTCGAACGGAACTTGACGAGATTGAAGGAAGACTAAAACCACCTAAGCTTCCTGTCATATTAGGACATCAGGTAGTAGGTCGAGTGTACGAACTTGGACCTGGTGCATCTAAATACAAAATTAACGATAGAGTGGGCATCGGATGGATTTATCATGCATGTGGTGAATGTTACTTCTGCAAAAAAGGAAACGAGAACTTATGTTACCAGTTCAAAGGAACAGGGTATAATGCTGATGGAGGTTATGCGGAATACATGGTAATTAATGAGGATTTTGCGTATCCAATACCTGAAATATTTAGCGATGTTGAAGCAGCACCACTACTTTGCGGTGGAGCAATAGGATATAGAGCTTTAAAACTAACAGGAATGCAGGATGGAGACACTATAGGATTATACGGATACGGATCTTCAGCTCACATCATACATCAGGTGATAAAGTACAAATTCCCAAACTCCAGAGTCTATGTTTTTACAAAAAGAGCTGGAGATGAACCCAGCGAATTAGCTAGAAAAGCAGGTGCTGAATGGGTTGGAAAAACCGGAGACACACCACCAAGAAAACTTAACTATGCCATAGACACAACCCCTGTAGGATTACCCATAAAAGAGGCGCTAAGAAATCTAGAAAGAGGCGGGAGGCTTGTTATAAATCTAATCAGAAAAGAGACTCCCATACCAGAGCTAGATTATGCAACACATCTATGGGATGAAAAGGAAATCAAAAGCGTTGCGAACATCACAAGAAAAGACATCGAAGAATTCCTAATTCTAGCCAGCAAAATTCCAATAAAACCAGAAATTAATGTATTCAAACTAGAAGAAGCAAACAAGGCATTAATCATGCTCAAGCATGGAGAATACAAAGGAAGCGGAGTGCTGAAAATACTTTAA
- a CDS encoding NAD(P)H-hydrate dehydratase has protein sequence MKVCRVTEIRKLDREAIEKYNISEEILMENAGRSVCSVILREFGVKDKKFVIFCGPGNKGGDGFVVARHLHSHGGKVKVFIFEKEKYGESAKKNFERIENLPIEIRELKDVEDVRSDVEWANAIIDGMFGVGLSRNVEGVYKDVIQLINKSGKKVFAIDIPSGINGDTGQEMGISVKADYTVTFGLPKVGNLLYPGYEKCGKLYVDFISYPISLQEPEWIKVEIYEPIKLPERDPMATKFSYGPTLFIAGSRYYFWAPIASAYSFLKAGGGYAYLASPKSVVPFLAERGREVVFLPQPETEEGTIALEAKDEILKSNAYKRAKIVVIGPGLSTNEKTKQLVKELVSEIEKPVLIDGDGITAVSEDIEVIKKRKSITILTPHTGEMERITQIKREEIEKNRVDILQKTTKELNSIIVLKGPHTLVGYPDQKVYIVLSGNAGMATAGSGDVLNGTICAMYALGLNIDEAVRTGVFIHGLAGDLAAKEKGQDGIVASDILESLPYAIKYYKENFEKLRESFYNKIHIV, from the coding sequence ATGAAGGTATGTAGAGTTACCGAGATAAGAAAGTTAGATCGAGAAGCAATAGAAAAATATAATATTTCTGAGGAAATTTTGATGGAAAATGCTGGAAGATCTGTATGCTCTGTCATCTTAAGAGAGTTTGGTGTAAAGGATAAGAAGTTTGTTATTTTTTGTGGGCCGGGTAATAAGGGTGGGGATGGATTTGTAGTAGCCAGACATCTTCATTCTCATGGAGGAAAAGTAAAGGTTTTTATTTTTGAGAAAGAAAAATATGGTGAGTCAGCAAAAAAGAATTTCGAGAGAATAGAGAATCTTCCGATTGAAATTAGGGAGCTAAAGGATGTTGAGGATGTCAGAAGTGATGTAGAATGGGCAAATGCTATTATTGATGGGATGTTCGGTGTAGGTTTATCTAGGAATGTTGAAGGAGTTTATAAAGATGTCATTCAATTAATAAACAAAAGTGGAAAAAAAGTTTTTGCTATCGATATTCCCTCAGGAATCAATGGTGATACTGGTCAAGAGATGGGAATTTCCGTTAAAGCTGACTATACTGTAACCTTTGGATTACCAAAAGTTGGAAATTTACTATATCCAGGTTATGAAAAATGTGGAAAATTATATGTTGATTTTATTTCTTATCCTATTTCTCTTCAAGAACCCGAATGGATTAAAGTTGAAATATATGAACCTATTAAACTTCCAGAACGTGATCCGATGGCAACTAAATTCTCCTATGGACCGACCTTGTTTATAGCCGGTTCTAGATATTATTTTTGGGCTCCCATCGCTTCTGCATATTCTTTTCTAAAGGCTGGAGGAGGATATGCCTATCTAGCATCACCAAAGTCTGTCGTCCCTTTCCTTGCTGAGAGAGGAAGGGAAGTTGTCTTTCTTCCTCAACCGGAAACAGAGGAAGGAACTATTGCTTTAGAGGCTAAAGATGAAATTTTGAAATCAAATGCCTACAAACGAGCAAAAATAGTAGTAATAGGGCCTGGCCTCTCTACAAATGAAAAAACTAAGCAACTAGTAAAGGAATTAGTTAGTGAGATTGAAAAACCAGTATTAATTGATGGTGATGGAATAACTGCTGTTTCTGAAGATATAGAAGTTATTAAAAAGAGGAAATCAATTACTATTCTCACTCCTCATACTGGAGAAATGGAAAGAATTACCCAAATAAAGAGGGAAGAAATAGAGAAAAATAGAGTAGACATTTTGCAGAAAACTACAAAAGAGTTAAATTCAATCATAGTTTTAAAGGGGCCACACACTTTAGTCGGTTATCCTGATCAAAAAGTTTATATCGTTCTCAGTGGAAACGCTGGAATGGCAACTGCTGGAAGTGGTGATGTTTTAAATGGAACAATCTGTGCAATGTATGCCTTAGGATTAAACATTGATGAAGCCGTAAGAACCGGAGTCTTTATTCATGGACTTGCTGGAGATTTGGCTGCAAAAGAAAAAGGACAAGATGGAATAGTCGCCTCAGATATATTAGAATCTCTTCCATATGCTATAAAATACTATAAAGAAAATTTCGAAAAACTTCGTGAAAGTTTCTATAATAAGATACATATAGTATAA
- a CDS encoding nodulation protein NfeD has translation MSLILMISTINARAQSKPIILMEVSGIITEGTYEDLDNAINYATSLNAPLLLIINTPGGSLDSTVKIVELILNSKIPVIGYVYPHGATGWSAGSLLLLSSHIAAMTHGTVIGSAQPVYYDPVTGSRPVNDTKIINAVATYFKEIAKVRNRNETAAQDFVIKNLNLGADEALKYNVIDTVADSLEELLSNINKRNVKTAQGEIMLETSNTEIIKFNTGIRNTIVRILQDPIISYISFMLGLYILIFGLASTHHAVSVIGILLILISLVGMGFSINTLSIILITMGIVLLLIELFVIPGFTLTGVTGIIMIVLGVLMLPLSTTPEKWIVYSGWYEHVRLYMIVSITPLTIFFAVSFYKILQAKRMKPKLYISGIIGQECIALDDISPEKSGFVLCQGEYWIAESTEKIEKGEKVIVIDKRGPTLMVKRKIEK, from the coding sequence TTGTCTTTAATACTAATGATAAGTACTATTAATGCGCGTGCGCAATCGAAACCTATAATACTTATGGAAGTATCGGGTATAATAACAGAAGGTACTTATGAAGATTTGGACAATGCCATTAATTATGCCACATCATTAAATGCTCCTTTATTGTTAATAATAAACACGCCAGGGGGATCTTTAGATTCTACGGTGAAGATTGTTGAGCTCATTTTAAATTCGAAAATTCCTGTTATAGGTTACGTCTATCCTCATGGAGCTACAGGATGGTCCGCTGGCTCATTATTACTATTATCAAGTCATATAGCTGCTATGACGCACGGCACGGTGATAGGCTCCGCACAACCAGTTTACTATGATCCAGTAACAGGAAGTCGCCCAGTTAACGATACAAAAATAATTAATGCGGTAGCAACATATTTTAAAGAAATAGCTAAAGTACGCAATAGAAATGAGACAGCCGCTCAGGACTTTGTTATTAAAAATCTCAACTTGGGAGCCGATGAAGCGCTAAAATATAATGTAATAGATACTGTCGCAGACAGTCTTGAAGAACTTTTATCAAACATTAATAAGAGAAATGTAAAAACAGCTCAAGGAGAAATAATGTTAGAAACATCAAATACTGAAATAATAAAATTTAATACAGGTATAAGAAATACCATAGTACGAATATTACAAGACCCGATCATATCATATATCTCTTTCATGCTAGGTTTGTACATATTAATATTTGGTTTAGCATCAACGCATCACGCAGTCTCAGTAATCGGAATACTCCTTATATTAATTAGTCTAGTGGGGATGGGTTTCAGTATTAATACGCTTTCAATAATTTTAATAACTATGGGGATAGTACTTTTGCTCATTGAACTTTTCGTAATCCCTGGATTTACATTAACTGGAGTAACAGGAATAATCATGATAGTACTAGGCGTCCTAATGCTTCCCTTATCAACAACTCCCGAGAAATGGATAGTCTATAGCGGCTGGTATGAACACGTGAGATTATATATGATAGTATCAATAACACCGTTAACAATATTTTTTGCTGTGAGTTTCTACAAAATACTGCAAGCAAAAAGAATGAAACCAAAACTATACATAAGCGGAATAATAGGTCAAGAATGTATTGCGTTAGATGACATATCACCAGAGAAATCTGGGTTCGTACTCTGCCAGGGAGAATATTGGATAGCAGAATCAACAGAAAAAATAGAAAAAGGAGAAAAAGTGATAGTAATAGATAAAAGAGGTCCTACGTTGATGGTTAAACGCAAAATCGAAAAATAG
- a CDS encoding slipin family protein, protein MPFDLPEALLELMFIILLIVIILIIFSASIKIVKEYERAVIFRLGRLLGAKGPGLFFIIPIFDKFFKVDLRVLVADVPKQRIVTKDNVSVDVDAVIYYRVFDPVKAVTTVTDYNYACQLLAQTTLRDVLGQVELDELLTKREELNKRLQVLLDVVTDPWGIKVTAVTIKDVALPEAMLRAMAKQAEAEREKRSRVIMAEGELQASKIMAEAAKQYEEHAMAMRLRELQTLTEIARERNLIVVTSQTFTTPGEIAAFTKAFHNKEREKEEKQTM, encoded by the coding sequence ATGCCTTTCGATCTACCAGAAGCTCTACTAGAATTAATGTTTATAATACTCTTAATTGTTATAATACTGATAATATTTTCAGCTAGTATTAAAATTGTGAAAGAATATGAGAGAGCCGTTATATTTAGATTAGGAAGATTACTAGGAGCGAAGGGGCCTGGTCTCTTCTTCATAATACCGATTTTTGACAAATTCTTCAAAGTTGATTTAAGGGTTTTAGTTGCTGATGTTCCAAAACAAAGAATTGTTACGAAGGATAATGTAAGCGTTGATGTAGATGCTGTTATATATTATAGAGTTTTCGATCCTGTAAAAGCTGTAACTACAGTTACAGATTATAATTATGCATGCCAACTTCTTGCACAAACTACACTAAGAGATGTCTTAGGTCAGGTTGAACTAGATGAACTGCTCACAAAACGAGAAGAATTGAATAAAAGATTGCAAGTATTATTAGACGTCGTTACTGACCCGTGGGGGATTAAGGTTACAGCGGTTACTATAAAAGATGTTGCATTACCTGAAGCAATGTTAAGAGCAATGGCTAAACAAGCTGAAGCTGAACGAGAAAAACGATCCAGAGTTATCATGGCGGAGGGTGAATTACAAGCATCAAAAATCATGGCTGAAGCAGCAAAACAATATGAAGAACATGCTATGGCCATGAGGCTACGAGAATTACAAACACTAACAGAAATAGCAAGGGAACGTAACTTAATAGTAGTTACGTCACAAACATTTACAACACCAGGAGAAATAGCAGCCTTTACTAAGGCATTTCACAACAAAGAAAGAGAAAAAGAAGAGAAACAAACAATGTAG
- a CDS encoding transposase, whose protein sequence is MSGSLLVKAYSIPYNLEVSELIEDYMRVLNSILEDLWRNIAWNRNGKRLIPFLRKDKAFRKKLRDKHLRGWVYSKHYVDSAIKQAYSVLESWRKRYLRGRAGRSRPELRRKFVRVKETLYSYRNGVLRISVKPYEENLTIDLRKAWCWDRIRGLELGELILKQDRFIVTVRREVELKIKDPIAWDVNLLTLDSFDGEKHYSISLKEIYTIHRTYELKRRVIQKLPGKTRKKLLEKYCSRERNRVDDALHKLAKQLSNRTNVFEDLRGFKERIARTKSRSMNRQNSKHNYIKLQKYVEYKSAWNGYATIYVKAKGTSKTCSRCGYYNKDLRGAVFKCPKCGLVIDRQRNASINIWKTFLRMWGFMGSPRKEQSSMSPPMNPEEDESVEAQGLSMDSIRIHT, encoded by the coding sequence GTGTCAGGAAGCTTGTTAGTTAAAGCGTACTCAATACCATATAACCTTGAGGTAAGTGAGCTTATAGAGGATTACATGCGCGTCTTAAACTCTATCTTGGAAGATTTATGGAGGAACATTGCATGGAATAGGAATGGGAAGAGGCTTATACCGTTTCTGAGGAAAGATAAGGCTTTTAGGAAAAAGCTTAGAGACAAGCACCTCAGAGGATGGGTTTACTCCAAGCATTACGTGGACTCAGCGATAAAACAGGCCTATTCCGTACTTGAATCGTGGAGGAAGAGGTACCTTCGTGGGCGGGCAGGAAGAAGTAGGCCTGAACTGAGGAGGAAGTTCGTTAGAGTTAAGGAAACCCTCTACAGTTACAGGAACGGGGTTCTCAGGATTTCAGTGAAACCTTACGAAGAAAACTTAACCATAGATTTGAGGAAGGCGTGGTGCTGGGATAGGATAAGGGGATTGGAGCTCGGTGAACTCATACTTAAACAGGACAGGTTCATAGTTACTGTTAGAAGAGAGGTGGAGCTAAAGATTAAAGACCCAATAGCATGGGACGTGAACCTCTTAACCTTGGACAGCTTTGATGGTGAAAAGCATTACTCGATAAGCTTGAAGGAAATCTACACTATCCACAGAACGTACGAGCTGAAGAGAAGGGTCATCCAGAAGCTACCCGGAAAAACGAGGAAGAAGCTCCTGGAGAAGTACTGCTCGAGGGAGAGGAACAGGGTTGACGACGCGCTGCACAAGCTGGCTAAACAGTTATCCAACAGGACAAACGTCTTCGAGGACCTGAGGGGGTTCAAGGAAAGGATTGCTAGGACGAAGAGTAGGAGCATGAACAGGCAGAACAGCAAGCACAATTACATCAAACTGCAAAAGTACGTGGAATACAAATCTGCGTGGAACGGTTATGCTACCATATATGTGAAGGCGAAGGGCACCTCGAAGACCTGCTCCAGATGCGGGTACTACAACAAAGACCTAAGGGGAGCAGTCTTCAAGTGCCCAAAATGCGGACTTGTAATCGATAGACAGAGGAATGCATCAATAAACATTTGGAAAACGTTCCTTAGGATGTGGGGATTCATGGGTTCACCCCGAAAGGAGCAGAGCTCGATGAGCCCTCCAATGAACCCTGAGGAGGACGAGAGCGTTGAAGCTCAAGGACTAAGTATGGATTCTATACGTATCCATACTTAG
- a CDS encoding IS607 family transposase — MSEKLYTIKEAKKLLGVTTWTIQQWDRQGKIRCVRTLGGRRRIPESEIKRILGLREERIIVGYARVSSSTQKDDLERQKQLISSYAKEKGYGEIQVLTDIGSGLNENRKNFLKLLDMVSERKISKLIIAYEDRFTRFGFETLKKMFTTFGTEIEVINHEEKAPHEELVEDLITIVAHFAGKLYGMRSHKYREVVEGVRKLVS, encoded by the coding sequence ATGTCCGAAAAGCTCTATACAATCAAAGAGGCGAAGAAGCTTCTTGGAGTCACCACCTGGACCATTCAGCAATGGGATAGGCAGGGCAAGATTAGGTGTGTCAGAACCCTTGGAGGACGTAGGAGGATCCCTGAAAGTGAAATAAAACGCATCCTTGGTTTAAGAGAGGAAAGAATTATTGTAGGGTATGCAAGGGTTTCATCTTCAACACAAAAGGATGACCTTGAAAGGCAGAAACAGCTCATTTCAAGTTACGCTAAGGAGAAAGGTTACGGTGAAATTCAAGTTTTAACGGATATTGGTTCTGGACTTAACGAAAACAGAAAAAACTTCCTGAAACTCTTAGATATGGTTTCAGAAAGGAAAATATCCAAGCTGATAATCGCTTACGAGGACAGGTTCACGAGATTTGGTTTTGAAACTTTAAAGAAAATGTTCACAACTTTCGGAACAGAAATAGAAGTAATAAACCATGAAGAGAAGGCACCTCATGAAGAGCTTGTGGAAGACTTAATCACCATAGTTGCTCATTTCGCTGGAAAGCTCTACGGAATGAGAAGCCATAAGTATAGGGAGGTTGTTGAAGGTGTCAGGAAGCTTGTTAGTTAA
- a CDS encoding radical SAM protein — protein MKGLIRYRIKVPEEAILEWYYDPHPTNCVAWWFCPGSTGLGYPKYAVRQGTEKGYANLAVFYGTCNLDCLFCQNWFYRENIRNLHPRVSISELINHITYYVTCVCFFGGDPSPQIMHALNVCKLIREKSLKEKRIIRICWETNGLMNKVFLNLALKYSLESGGMMKFDLKAWNPALYRSLCGVDGTVVYDNFKYASNFIKDRPEVPLLTASTLLVPGYIDEDEIRNIARFIADINSEIPYSLLAFHPEYMLIDLPPTSRTHAERCVKAAKNEGLKNVHLGNPWILSDYY, from the coding sequence GTGAAAGGATTAATAAGATATAGGATTAAAGTTCCAGAGGAAGCTATTCTCGAATGGTATTATGATCCGCATCCAACCAATTGTGTTGCATGGTGGTTTTGTCCAGGAAGTACAGGACTCGGTTATCCTAAGTATGCTGTTAGACAAGGAACTGAAAAGGGTTATGCGAACCTTGCTGTTTTTTATGGAACCTGTAATTTAGATTGTTTATTTTGCCAAAATTGGTTTTATCGTGAGAACATTCGAAATCTTCACCCACGAGTTTCTATTTCAGAACTGATCAATCATATAACATATTATGTAACCTGTGTATGCTTTTTTGGTGGTGATCCATCACCTCAGATAATGCACGCATTAAATGTTTGTAAACTTATTAGAGAGAAATCTCTGAAAGAAAAAAGAATTATTAGAATATGCTGGGAAACTAATGGACTTATGAACAAAGTGTTTTTAAACTTAGCGTTAAAGTACTCCTTAGAAAGCGGTGGTATGATGAAATTCGACCTGAAAGCCTGGAATCCTGCATTGTATAGAAGTTTGTGCGGCGTGGATGGTACTGTTGTTTATGATAATTTTAAGTATGCCTCCAATTTTATAAAAGATAGACCTGAAGTCCCGTTATTAACAGCTAGTACTTTACTGGTACCAGGTTATATCGATGAGGATGAAATTAGAAATATCGCAAGGTTTATTGCAGACATTAACTCAGAAATACCGTACTCACTTTTAGCTTTCCATCCCGAATACATGCTAATAGATTTGCCACCAACTAGTAGAACTCATGCAGAAAGATGCGTGAAAGCTGCTAAGAATGAAGGATTAAAAAATGTTCATTTAGGTAATCCATGGATTTTAAGTGATTATTACTAA